caaaaaacgttttacaaacaaaaatggaTAACAGCGAACAAAGTTCGAtaaacaatagcaacaacagcaacaacaacaacagcggcagcgctgccgccgccgcagtAGCCAtggctgccgccgccgcgcTGAGCTTTAATcaacaggaacagcagcagcagcagcagcagcagcaacaacaacacaagcgGCCTGCTAAGGacacgacagcagcagcagcagcagcagcagcaacagttgctgagcgccacagcaacagcaacggcaacagcaacggcaacagcaacagcaacggcaacagcagcgcctgCAGCCCCAAGATGGGCTCACGTCGCATTTTCACGCCGCAGTTCAAGCTGCAGGTGCTTGAGTCGTATCGCAACGACAACGACTGCAAGGGCAATCAGCGTGCCACGGCGCGCAAGTACAACATACATCGCCGCCAGATACAAAAGTGGCTGCAATGCGAGCCCAACTTGCGCTCCTCGGTGGCCAACAatcagcaccagcagcagcatcagcagcagcagcaacagcagcagcagcaacaattgcagcagcaacatcatcatcatcatcagcagcagcagcagcagcagcaacagttgcagttgcagcagcagcaacagcagcagccagcgccGGCGCCTTTGAAGCCGCATCAGTTTCATCAGCATCTTTTGGCACATcaccatcaccatcatcatcatcatcatccgcatggagcagccgccgccgcctcgatggcagcagctgttgctgccgcgcGTGCGCATCAGTTGCTGACGAACGGCTTCGCCGCGCCGCATACGCATGCGCATGCGCAtcatgtggcagcagcagcggcagcggcagcagcagcagcagcggcgggcGCCTTGCCGCCGCTGCAGCACAGTAATGGCacgacagcaacagttgctggtgcagcaacaacagcaacaacagcagcagcagcggccggcagcaacagcaacaacagcttgtCAGCGGCCAAAATTGCCGCCGTTGTGGCAGCatttgccagcaacagcagcagcaacaacaacaacaacaacagcagcagcagcaacaacaacaacaacaacaattgccaacacagcagcagcagcaacagttgcagcagcgCCACAACGTTGCCATATTGCACAAtaacacagcagcaacaagtgcCAAATGCCGTGCCACTgaacagcagccacagctgcAACAGCCAGCACATTCCTCAGCCCGCAgcaacacagcagcaacatgccgcacagcaacagcagcagcagcaccagcagcagccgccgccttTGGTATATGGTTATGCGCCTGCCGCCTATTTGCCGCTGACCGCGCCCATGGATCTGTCGCTGAGCAGCGCGGCGCGGCGACAacgcgagcagcagcaacagttgcagcacgagcagcagcaacagttgccgctgGGCTGTCGCAAGCGTGCGGCGCAATCGCCCTGGCTGGGTGGCAGCACGCCGGCGGACAAGCTGAGCAAACTGGAGGCCATCAAATGCGAGCCCAGCGACAACGAGGCGGAGGACGATGTGGACatcgatgtcgatgtcgagGCCGACACGgaggcagcaactgttgctgagCGCAAGCTGCCCGCCAAGCAGGTCAAGCTCTTCAAGCCCTATCTGCTGGACGAGAGTGCGGCGGAGTCACAATGGGTGCCGGAACCGGAACCGGAGCGGGAGCCggagcgggagcgggagcgTGAGCGGGAACAGCAACTGGAGCTGCGCGTTGAGGATGAACGCGCCGCCGATGCCGATGATGAGGAGCATGCCACGCTCAATGGCggcagcaagaagaagaagcgcgTAGCGCCCAAACAACGGGAGCCAATCATCTGGAGCAATCATCCCTttgccagcggcagcagcagcagcagctgctttcagtcgccgccgccgccgctgctgatgCCAtacgctgccgctgccgccgccgccgcgccgctgccgccgtttCACGCCGGGAgtcctcagcagcagcagcaacagcagcagcagcagcagtttcaaggcggcggcagcaacagcagcagcagcagcagcaacagcagcaattgcgGCGGCAGCAAGCCCGCCACGCCCACCATTAATGTGCTCAGCCCCTTCTCGGCGCCGGCGCTATCGCCCATCGGTTTCTGCTGCCCCAAAGGGTCGCCCGTTTCCGGCTACGAGAGCAGCTCCTCCACCTACAGCGACAGCCCCAGCGCCAGCTCCACGCACAGTTACAGCCTCAATCTGCAGCTCCATGCCGCCGTCTACAACGACAACTtgatgcaacagcaacagcaacaacagcagcagcagcagcaacagcagcaacagcaacagcagcaacagttgctgcagcGCTGGCTGGATCGGGAGGCGCTGGCACGCCTTAACTCGGCCGCAGCGGGCGGTGCGGCTGTTGTGgtcgctgccacgcccacaagcaGTACCAGGGCAGCGCCCATAACGCTGCTGGCCTAAGCAAACGCAGCGGAAACAGTTGCTAATCGAAGCgacaacaatcacaacaacaacaacaacaaaaacccaCCTAAGGAGCGGGCGGCTGGAGGGAAGGAGGCGTGGCCTAGGGCCTTGTAAGTTAATTAACGAAAGAAGAGaagggaaaaaaaaacaaaagcaaaaacaaaaaaaaaaacaacaagcaaaagtCTAAAAAGCAATTTACTTTTCGGGTGTTTTAACtgttacatttaatttaattaattactaaTTAATTACttccaaaaacaacaacaaccacataTCAAAACCCGCCCCCCAcccccacacccacacacacaca
This window of the Drosophila virilis strain 15010-1051.87 chromosome X, Dvir_AGI_RSII-ME, whole genome shotgun sequence genome carries:
- the brk gene encoding probable serine/threonine-protein kinase yakA encodes the protein MDNSEQSSINNSNNSNNNNSGSAAAAAVAMAAAAALSFNQQEQQQQQQQQQQQHKRPAKDTTAAAAAAAATVAERHSNSNGNSNGNSNSNGNSSACSPKMGSRRIFTPQFKLQVLESYRNDNDCKGNQRATARKYNIHRRQIQKWLQCEPNLRSSVANNQHQQQHQQQQQQQQQQQLQQQHHHHHQQQQQQQQQLQLQQQQQQQPAPAPLKPHQFHQHLLAHHHHHHHHHHPHGAAAAASMAAAVAAARAHQLLTNGFAAPHTHAHAHHVAAAAAAAAAAAAAGALPPLQHSNGTTATVAGAATTATTAAAAAGSNSNNSLSAAKIAAVVAAFASNSSSNNNNNNSSSSNNNNNNNCQHSSSSNSCSSATTLPYCTITQQQQVPNAVPLNSSHSCNSQHIPQPAATQQQHAAQQQQQQHQQQPPPLVYGYAPAAYLPLTAPMDLSLSSAARRQREQQQQLQHEQQQQLPLGCRKRAAQSPWLGGSTPADKLSKLEAIKCEPSDNEAEDDVDIDVDVEADTEAATVAERKLPAKQVKLFKPYLLDESAAESQWVPEPEPEREPEREREREREQQLELRVEDERAADADDEEHATLNGGSKKKKRVAPKQREPIIWSNHPFASGSSSSSCFQSPPPPLLMPYAAAAAAAAPLPPFHAGSPQQQQQQQQQQQFQGGGSNSSSSSSNSSNCGGSKPATPTINVLSPFSAPALSPIGFCCPKGSPVSGYESSSSTYSDSPSASSTHSYSLNLQLHAAVYNDNLMQQQQQQQQQQQQQQQQQQQQQLLQRWLDREALARLNSAAAGGAAVVVAATPTSSTRAAPITLLA